Proteins found in one Pueribacillus theae genomic segment:
- the secG gene encoding preprotein translocase subunit SecG, whose amino-acid sequence MHTVALVLLVIVAICLIGVILLQQGRSAGLSGAISGGAEQLFGKQKARGIDALLVRITVVLSVLFFLLAIAVAYLV is encoded by the coding sequence ATGCATACTGTTGCTTTGGTCTTGCTTGTTATCGTAGCGATTTGCTTAATTGGAGTCATCCTTTTGCAGCAAGGAAGAAGCGCTGGCCTGTCTGGTGCCATTTCCGGCGGAGCGGAACAGCTCTTTGGCAAACAAAAAGCGCGCGGTATTGATGCGCTATTGGTTCGGATTACAGTGGTTCTTTCTGTTTTGTTTTTCCTTTTGGCGATAGCCGTAGCTTATTTAGTGTAA